The window NNNNNNNNNNNNNNNNNNNNNNNNNNNNNNNNNNNNNNNNNNNNNNNNNNNNNNNNNNNNNNNNNNNNNNNNNNNNNNNNNNNNNNNNNNNNNNNNNNNNNNNNNNNNNNNNNNNNNNNNNNNNNNNNNNNNNNNNNNNNNNNNNNNNNNNNNNNNNNNNNNNNNNNNNNNNNNNNNNNNNNNNNNNNNNNNNNNNNNNNNNNNNNNNNNNNNNNNNNNNNNNNNNNNNNNNNNNNNNNNNNNNNNNNNNNNNNNNNNNNNNNNNNNNNNNNNNNNNNNNNNNNNNNNNNNNNNNNNNNNNNNNNNNNNNNNNNNNNNNNNNNNNNNNNNNNNNNNNNNNNNNNNNNNNNNNNNNNNNNNNNNNNNNNNNNNNNNNNNNNNNNNNNNNNNNNNNNNNNNNNNNNNNNNNNNNNNNNNNNNNNNNNNNNNNNNNNNNNNNNNNNNNNNNNNNNNNNNNNNNNNNNNNNNNNNNNNNNNNNNNNNNNNNNNNNNNNNNNNNNNNNNNNNNNNNNNNNNNNNNNNNNNNNNNNNNNNNNNNNNNNNNNNNNNNNNNNNNNNNNNNNNNNNNNNNNNNNNNNNNNNNNNNNNNNNNNNNNNNNNNNNNNNNNNNNNNNNNNNNNNNNNNNNNNNNNNNNNNNNNNNNNNNNNNNNNNNNNNNNNNNNNNNNNNNNNNNNNNNNNNNNNNNNNNNNNNNNNNNNNNNNNNNNNNNNNNNNNNNNNNNNNNNNNNNNNNNNNNNNNNNNNNNNNNNNNNNNNNNNNNNNNNNNNNNNNNNNNNNNNNNNNNNNNNNNNNNNNNNNNNNNNNNNNNNNNNNNNNNNNNNNNNNNNNNNNNNNNNNNNNNNNNNNNNNNNNNNNNNNNNNNNNNNNNNNNNNNNNNNNNNNNNNNNNNNNNNNNNNNNNNNNNNNNNNNNNNNNNNNNNNNNNNNNNNNNNNNNNNNNNNNNNNNNNNNNNNNNNNNNNNNNNNNNNNNNNNNNNNNNNNNNNNNNNNNNNNNNNNNNNNNNNNNNNNNNNNNNNNNNNNNNNNNNNNNNNNNNNNNNNNNNNNNNNNNNNNNNNNNNNNNNNNNNNNNNNNNNNNNNNNNNNNNNNNNNNNNNNNNNNNNNNNNNNNNNNNNNNNNNNNNNNNNNNNNNNNNNNNNNNNNNNNNNNNNNNNNNNNNNNNNNNNNNNNNNNNNNNNNNNNNNNNNNNNNNNNNNNNNNNNNNNNNNNNNNNNNNNNNNNNNNNNNNNNNNNNNNNNNNNNNNNNNNNNNNNNNNNNNNNNNNNNNNNNNNNNNNNNNNNNNNNNNNNNNNNNNNNNNNNNNNNNNNNNNNNNNNNNNNNNNNNNNNNNNNNNNNNNNNNNNNNNNNNNNNNNNNNNNNNNNNNNNNNNNNNNNNNNNNNNNNNNNNNNNNNNNNNNNNNNNNNNNNNNNNNNNNNNNNNNNNNNNNNNNNNNNNNNNNNNNNNNNNNNNNNNNNNNNNNNNNNNNNNNNNNNNNNNNNNNNNNNNNNNNNNNNNNNNNNNNNNNNNNNNNNNNNNNNNNNNNNNNNNNNNNNNNNNNNNNNNNNNNNNNNNNNNNNNNNNNNNNNNNNNNNNNNNNNNNNNNNNNNNNNNNNNNNNNNNNNNNNNNNNNNNNNNNNNNNNNNNNNNNNNNNNNNNNNNNNNNNNNNNNNNNNNNNNNNNNNNNNNNNNNNNNNNNNNNNNNNNNNNNNNNNNNNNNNNNNNNNNNNNNNNNNNNNNNNNNNNNNNNNNNNNNNNNNNNNNNNNNNNNNNNNNNNNNNNNNNNNNNNNNNNNNNNNNNNNNNNNNNNNNNNNNNNNNNNNNNNNNNNNNNNNNNNNNNNNNNNNNNNNNNNNNNNNNNNNNNNNNNNNNNNNNNNNNNNNNNNNNNNNNNNNNNNNNNNNNNNNNNNNNNNNNNNNNNNNNNNNNNNNNNNNNNNNNNNNNNNNNNNNNNNNNNNNNNNNNNNNNNNNNNNNNNNNNNNNNNNNNNNNNNNNNNNNNNNNNNNNNNNNNNNNNNNNNNNNNNNNNNNNNNNNNNNNNNNNNNNNNNNNNNNNNNNNNNNNNNNNNNNNNNNNNNNNNNNNNNNNNNNNNNNNNNNNNNNNNNNNNNNNNNNNNNNNNNNNNNNNNNNNNNNNNNNNNNNNNNNNNNNNNNNNNNNNNNNNNNNNNNNNNNNNNNNNNNNNNNNNNNNNNNNNNNNNNNNNNNNNNNNNNNNNNNNNNNNNNNNNNNNNNNNNNNNNNNNNNNNNNNNNNNNNNNNNNNNNNNNNNNNNNNNNNNNNNNNNNNNNNNNNNNNNNNNNNNNNNNNNNNNNNNNNNNNNNNNNNNNNNNNNNNNNNNNNNNNNNNNNNNNNNNNNNNNNNNNNNNNNNNNNNNNNNNNNNNNNNNNNNNNNNNNNNNNNNNNNNNNNNNNNNNNNNNNNNNNNNNNNNNNNNNNNNNNNNNNNNNNNNNNNNNNNNNNNNNNNNNNNNNNNNNNNNNNNNNNNNNNNNNNNNNNNNNNNNNNNNNNNNNNNNNNNNNNNNNNNNNNNNNNNNNNNNNNNNNNNNNNNNNNNNNNNNNNNNNNNNNNNNNNNNNNNNNNNNNNNNNNNNNNNNNNNNNNNNNNNNNNNNNNNNNNNNNNNNNNNNNNNNNNNNNNNNNNNNNNNNNNNNNNNNNNNNNNNNNNNNNNNNNNNNNNNNNNNNNNNNNNNNNNNNNNNNNNNNNNNNNNNNNNNNNNNNNNNNNNNNNNNNNNNNNNNNNNNNNNNNNNNNNNNNNNNNNNNNNNNNNNNNNNNNNNNNNNNNNNNNNNNNNNNNNNNNNNNNNNNNNNNNNNNNNNNNNNNNNNNNNNNNNNNNNNNNNNNNNNNNNNNNNNNNNNNNNNNNNNNNNNNNNNNNNNNNNNNNNNNNNNNNNNNNNNNNNNNNNNNNNNNNNNNNNNNNNNNNNNNNNNNNNNNNNNNNNNNNNNNNNNNNNNNNNNNNNNNNNNNNNNNNNNNNNNNNNNNNNNNNNNNNNNNNNNNNNNNNNNNNNNNNNNNNNNNNNNNNNNNNNNNNNNNNNNNNNNNNNNNNNNNNNNNNNNNNNNNNNNNNNNNNNNNNNNNNNNNNNNNNNNNNNNNNNNNNNNNNNNNNNNNNNNNNNNNNNNNNNNNNNNNNNNNNNNNNNNNNNNNNNNNNNNNNNNNNNNNNNNNNNNNNNNNNNNNNNNNNNNNNNNNNNNNNNNNNNNNNNNNNNNNNNNNNNNNNNNNNNNNNNNNNNNNNNNNNNNNNNNNNNNNNNNNNNNNNNNNNNNNNNNNNNNNNNNNNNNNNNNNNNNNNNNNNNNNNNNNNNNNNNNNNNNNNNNNNNNNNNNNNNNNNNNNNNNNNNNNNNNNNNNNNNNNNNNNNNNNNNNNNNNNNNNNNNNNNNNNNNNNNNNNNNNNNNNNNNNNNNNNNNNNNNNNNNNNNNNNNNNNNNNNNNNNNNNNNNNNNNNNNNNNNNNNNNNNNNNNNNNNNNNNNNNNNNNNNNNNNNNNNNNNNNNNNNNNNNNNNNNNNNNNNNNNNNNNNNNNNNNNNNNNNNNNNNNNNNNNNNNNNNNNNNNNNNNNNNNNNNNNNNNNNNNNNNNNNNNNNNNNNNNNNNNNNNNNNNNNNNNNNNNNNNNNNNNNNNNNNNNNNNNNNNNNNNNNNNNNNNNNNNNNNNNNNNNNNNNNNNNNNNNNNNNNNNNNNNNAGAAAATTTCACAACCGTAGGATCTGTTCCCTTAACCACCTTGTAATGCCGGTCTTTATtaactttaagaaaaatataaaaacagcACCAAACTTATGTCTCTCATGTGACCGACCACCGCATCCTCAGTTGACCTGTCTTTGCCCCCACTTTGTCTCCCCACACAAACTGAATAAAATGAACAAAGAAGACTTTAGATATCAAATGACTCCACGTGTCCATCTCTCATTCGCTTACATCGGTTGTATCGTGTGGACCAACGAAGCAACATATAAAAAGCACGACGCGGTGCCATTACTACAACAAAGAGAAGTGTAGGAGAAGAAAGTTCTCATTTCATAAATTGTATCAAattgtaaaaaggaaaaaaaataagaaagaaagaagtacaagaaaTGGAGAAAGAAGGACTCGGGCTTGAGATAACGGAGCTGAGATTGGGTCTTCCGGGGAGAGATGTggcggagaagatgatgaagaagagagcatTCACTGAGATGATCATGACGTCTTCGGGTAGTAGCAGTGATCAATGTGAAAGCGGTGTTGTTTCATCTGGTGGTGACGTGGAGAAAGTTAATGATTCGCCGGCGGCGAAAAGTCAGGTGGTGGGATGGCCGCCGGTTTGCTCTTACCGTAGGAAAAACAGCTGCAAGGATGCTTCGACGACGAAAGTGGGGTTAGGGTATGTGAAAGTGAGCATGGATGGTGTGCCTTACTTGAGGAAGATGGATCTTGGTTCGAGCCAAGGTTATGATGATCTAGCCTTTGCTCTTGATAAGCTCTTCGGTATCCGTGGCATCGGTTAGTAACAATTGCTTCTCTCTTCCCGCAAAAGTAGAGtggtgaaaaaagaaaaaaactaattatacaTACGAGAGACGTCCGATTAAGAACTTGAGTGTTTTAGACGTAATGTTAGAACTAAGAAGAAATTCACATGTGGAAATGAAACTGCTAGTATCTCTTAgttaattataagtatttcaGTACTgttctcttctatttttttggtcgACAACCGACAACTTAATTTATGATACAATGACAATATACTAGTACAAATCAATAAGTTCTATAATTTTTGAGTTAGGAGTTTAATTAGTATTGTACTTGTCGTAGCGATGCTATAGACTCTAAAGAGTGTTATGAAAAGGACGAATAGGTTGATCGATATCTTTATTAGTCATCAGGGGAATTTTCATTTAGGTGATTTCAGATTAGTCCTAAAATTTTCAGATGCACGGTTTAACTGGTAATTTAACTCCGAAACTGTTTGGAAATATATCAAAAGTTCTGTTTATAGAAA is drawn from Camelina sativa cultivar DH55 chromosome 1, Cs, whole genome shotgun sequence and contains these coding sequences:
- the LOC104780337 gene encoding auxin-responsive protein IAA19-like, with product MEKEGLGLEITELRLGLPGRDVAEKMMKKRAFTEMIMTSSGSSSDQCESGVVSSGGDVEKVNDSPAAKSQVVGWPPVCSYRRKNSCKDASTTKVGLGYVKVSMDGVPYLRKMDLGSSQGYDDLAFALDKLFGIRGIGVAFKDGDNCEYVTIYEDKDGDWMLAGDVPWGMFIESCKRLRIMKRSDATGFGLQPRGVDE